One region of Thermodesulfobacteriota bacterium genomic DNA includes:
- a CDS encoding YaiI/YqxD family protein yields the protein MRLYVDADACPRAIKEILYRAVVRVKVPLIMVSNLNLQVPAASNISGINVPGGPDAADDKIAELVEAGDLVVTADIPLADRVVSKGAVALDPRGDFYTEETIKHRLAVRNLMDQLRSQGANTGGPATFNLKDRQAFANQLDKFFAKGRANGDGL from the coding sequence ATGCGCTTATATGTCGACGCGGATGCCTGTCCCAGAGCCATTAAGGAAATACTCTACCGGGCGGTTGTCAGGGTCAAGGTCCCGCTGATTATGGTTTCCAATCTGAATCTGCAGGTTCCGGCCGCTTCCAATATCAGCGGCATCAACGTGCCCGGCGGCCCGGATGCGGCAGATGATAAGATTGCCGAGCTGGTGGAAGCGGGCGATCTCGTGGTGACCGCCGATATTCCGCTGGCCGACCGGGTGGTCAGCAAGGGCGCCGTGGCCCTGGATCCGAGAGGCGACTTTTATACCGAGGAAACGATCAAACACCGCCTTGCGGTGCGGAATCTCATGGATCAGTTGCGCAGCCAAGGCGCCAACACGGGTGGCCCCGCCACGTTTAACCTCAAAGACCGGCAGGCTTTCGCCAATCAATTGGATAAATTTTTTGCAAAAGGACGCGCAAATGGGGATGGCCTTTAA
- a CDS encoding HEPN domain-containing protein, whose amino-acid sequence MDRISGRTHNALYFLYRAFHSTKWMDAYILLMSSIESLFSKDKPGGATAAITTRVSSLLSNNPRCTKKDIEDLYEIRSRIIHGNIIGPDLNEDKDDEKDKLANLDKLEYVTIECFKELVKSNRYKNYTDKETRDKFMGTLNITP is encoded by the coding sequence ATGGATAGAATATCGGGGAGAACCCATAATGCACTATATTTTTTATATAGGGCTTTCCACTCAACAAAATGGATGGATGCTTACATCCTTTTGATGTCCTCAATAGAATCTCTATTCTCAAAAGACAAGCCAGGAGGAGCAACCGCGGCTATCACAACTAGAGTGTCATCATTATTATCAAATAATCCTCGCTGTACAAAAAAAGATATTGAAGATCTTTACGAAATAAGGTCTAGGATTATTCACGGTAATATAATCGGGCCAGATCTCAACGAAGACAAAGATGATGAGAAAGATAAGTTAGCAAATCTTGATAAGCTGGAATATGTCACAATAGAGTGTTTTAAAGAACTCGTAAAATCAAATCGTTATAAAAACTACACGGATAAAGAAACTAGAGACAAGTTTATGGGAACATTAAATATTACCCCCTAA
- a CDS encoding restriction endonuclease, with product MAIPDFQSIMLPLLQFCADSKEHTNREAIDHLSEVFHLSEEEQKQLLPSGRQTVFHNRVAWARAYMKMAKFIENTQRGVFRITGRGHDVLQKPPQKIDISFLMQFPEFAERRKAEQSKLKKKKIESTSTDAPDSSITPEEQIEVAYENLKENLISEILFQLKDSSPFFFEKVVVEVLVKMGYGGSRKDAGEAIGKSGDEGIDGIIKEDRLGLDIIYIQAKKWENTVSRPEIQKFAGALQGKRAKKGIFITTSDFSRSCEEYVSTIDSKIILIDGQHLAQLMIDFNVGVSTEAIYELKRVDADYFAEE from the coding sequence AGGCAATAGATCATCTATCGGAAGTATTTCATCTTTCAGAAGAGGAACAGAAACAACTTTTGCCAAGTGGTCGGCAAACAGTATTCCACAATCGTGTAGCATGGGCGCGTGCATATATGAAAATGGCAAAATTTATCGAAAACACTCAACGGGGCGTGTTTCGCATTACTGGTAGGGGCCATGATGTTTTACAAAAGCCGCCTCAAAAAATTGACATCAGCTTTTTAATGCAATTCCCTGAATTCGCTGAACGGCGAAAAGCTGAGCAGAGCAAATTGAAAAAGAAAAAAATTGAATCAACATCAACTGATGCGCCGGATTCCAGCATAACACCTGAAGAACAAATTGAAGTAGCATATGAAAATCTTAAGGAAAATCTTATAAGTGAAATTCTTTTCCAACTCAAGGACTCATCTCCCTTTTTCTTTGAGAAAGTGGTTGTAGAAGTGTTGGTGAAAATGGGTTATGGCGGTTCGCGTAAAGACGCTGGCGAAGCCATCGGAAAAAGCGGAGATGAAGGCATTGACGGCATTATCAAAGAAGATCGCCTTGGCCTAGACATCATCTACATCCAAGCCAAAAAATGGGAAAACACTGTTTCTCGTCCCGAAATTCAAAAATTTGCAGGGGCTTTACAGGGCAAGAGAGCGAAGAAAGGCATTTTTATCACGACATCGGACTTTTCCCGCAGTTGTGAAGAATATGTATCAACCATTGATAGCAAAATAATTCTTATTGACGGGCAGCACCTTGCCCAACTCATGATCGATTTTAATGTCGGAGTCTCCACAGAAGCAATTTACGAGCTTAAGCGGGTTGATGCGGATTATTTTGCTGAAGAATGA